A single Anopheles maculipalpis chromosome 3RL, idAnoMacuDA_375_x, whole genome shotgun sequence DNA region contains:
- the LOC126563693 gene encoding ctenidin-3-like, translating to MIKFSVVILALAGVCLAYEHHGFVSEVKHIPYKYFGGGGGEIGGGIGGIGGGIGGGIGGGIGGGFEGGYEGKDYYAYPKYKFEYGVKDYHTGDHKSQWEVRDGDVVKGEYTLDEPDGSTRIVKYHADSKNGFEAVVKNIGKGGLQQEGGSIGGGQGGFGGGYGGYGYSYSKLKKFN from the exons atgattAAGTTTTCGGTAGTGATTTTGGCACTTGCCGGTGTCTGTCTAGCCTACGAACATCATGGCTTTGTGAGCGAAGTGAAGCACATCCCGTACAAGTACtttggcggcggtggtggtgagaTTGGCGGTGGAATTG GTGGCATCGGAGGCGGTATTGGAGGCGGTATTGGTGGTGGAATCGGTGGAGGATTCGAGGGCGGTTACGAGGGTAAGGACTACTATGCCTACCCGAAGTACAAGTTCGAGTACGGAGTTAAGGACTATCACACCGGTGATCACAAGAGCCAGTGGGAAGTTCGGGACGGTGATGTTGTGAAGGGAGAGTACACTCTGGATGAACCGGACGGTTCCACCCGTATCGTGAAGTACCACGCCGATAGCAAGAACGGATTTGAGGCTGTCGTCAAGAACATTGGCAAGGGAGGTCTGCAGCAGGAGGGTGGTTCGATCGGTGGAGGACAGGGAGGATTCGGTGGTGGTTATGGAGGATACGGCTACAGCTACAGCAAGCTGAAGAAGTTCAACTAA
- the LOC126563125 gene encoding cuticle protein 19-like: MFKLSFALLALAGATIAYEHHGFVSEVKHIPYKYFGGGGIGGGQGGFEGGIGGGIGGGIGGGIGGGFEGGYEGKDYYAYPKYKFEYGVKDYHTGDHKSQWEVRDGDVVKGEYTLDEPDGSTRIVKYHADSKNGFEAVVKNIGKGGLQQEGGSIGGGQGGIGGGYGGYGYSYSKLKKFN, encoded by the exons ATGTTCAAGCTATCCTTTGCCTTGTTGGCCCTGGCGGGCGCTACAATCGCGTACGAACATCACGGTTTCGTCAGCGAAGTCAAGCACATCCCGTACAAGTACTTCGGCGGTGGCGGTATCGGCGGTGGACag GGTGGATTTGAAGGTGGCATCGGAGGCGGTATTGGAGGCGGTATTGGAGGTGGAATTGGTGGAGGTTTCGAGGGCGGTTACGAGGGCAAGGACTACTATGCCTACCCGAAGTACAAGTTCGAGTACGGAGTTAAGGACTATCACACCGGTGATCACAAGAGCCAGTGGGAAGTTCGGGACGGTGATGTCGTGAAGGGAGAGTACACTCTGGATGAACCGGACGGTTCCACCCGCATCGTGAAGTACCACGCCGATAGCAAGAACGGATTTGAGGCTGTCGTCAAGAACATTGGCAAGGGAGGTCTGCAGCAGGAGGGTGGTTCGATTGGTGGAGGACAGGGAGGAATCGGTGGTGGTTATGGAGGATACGGCTACAGCTACAGCAAGCTGAAGAAGTTCAACTAA